The following are from one region of the Quercus robur chromosome 1, dhQueRobu3.1, whole genome shotgun sequence genome:
- the LOC126708539 gene encoding glutathione S-transferase T2-like has protein sequence MAATSPYKKTCFLCLHFSMSTKSTNQKRTTYWSRIWEYYHQWKTFTSEHTVSSLTNRWSTIQLCTNKFCGCLAQIESKNESGKTNEDKFNAAKELYQVLQHTKFQYEHCWNLLKYSPKGLAIGNSQQPKKRGRSEPSSPSNLKSISLEDDDILQVPIVNLERPPGVKAQKERLKKQKSKEGTTSHIEDILNVMMEERRKISEMKMACIEKGRLVDQEHDMARIQLKDKKLEIVRMKEENEMEKLRMEKLKEEKELMMMDVSMLSPV, from the exons ATGGCAGCAACTTCACCATACAAGAAGACATGCTTCTTGTGTCTGCATTTCTCAATGTCAACCAAGAGCACTAACCAAAAACGCACAACATATTGGTCAAGAATTTGGGAGTATTACCACCAATGGAAGACCTTCACTTCTGAGCATACGGTGAGTTCTCTAACGAACCGATGGTCAACAATTCAACTTTGCACCAATAAGTTTTGTGGGTGTTTGGCACAAATTGAATCAAAGAATGAAAGTGGTAAGACTAATGAAGACAAG TTTAATGCAGCAAAAGAGCTCTATCAAGTATTGCAGCATACCAAATTTCAATATGAACATTGTTGGAATTTATTAAAGTACTCACCAAAAGGGTTGGCTATTGGTAACagtcaacaaccaaaaaaaagagggagatcTGAGCCATCTTCACCTTCTAATCTAAAGTCAATAAGTTTAGAGGATGATGATATTCTACAGGTTCCAATTGTAAACTTGGAGAGACCACCAGGGGTGAAGGCccaaaaagaaagattgaagaaacaAAAGTCCAAAGAAGGCACGACTTCACATATAGAAGACATATTGAATGTCATgatggaagaaagaagaaaaataagtgaGATGAAAATGGCTTGTATTGAGAAAGGACGTCTTGTAGACCAGGAGCATGATATGGCACGAATTCAACTTAAGgataaaaaacttgaaatagtaagaatgaaggaagaaaatgaaatggaGAAATTGAGAATGGAAAagctgaaggaagaaaaagagctTATGATGATGGATGTAAGTATGTTGTCTCCAGTGTAG